In Arvicanthis niloticus isolate mArvNil1 chromosome 4, mArvNil1.pat.X, whole genome shotgun sequence, a single window of DNA contains:
- the LOC117707216 gene encoding uncharacterized protein LOC117707216: MSSHQQKQPCTVPPQLHQQQVKQPCQPPPQEPCAPKTKEPCHPVPEPCNPKVPEPCQPKVPEPCQPKVPEPCQPKVPEPCHPKAPEPCHPKAPEPCQPKAPEPCQPKAPEPCQPKVPEPCHPKAPEPCHPVVPEPCPPTVTPSPYQQKTKQK, encoded by the coding sequence ATGAGTTCCCACCAGCAGAAGCAACCCTGCACTGTACCCCCTCAGCTGCACCAGCAGCAGGTGAAACAGCCTTGCCAACCACCACCCCAGGAACCTTGTGCTCCCAAAACCAAGGAGCCTTGCCACCCTGTTCCTGAGCCCTGCAACCCCAAGGTGCCAGAGCCCTGCCAGCCTAAGGTGCCTGAGCCCTGTCAGCCTAAGGTGCCTGAGCCCTGCCAGCCTAAGGTTCCTGAGCCCTGCCACCCTAAGGCACCAGAGCCCTGCCACCCTAAGGCACCAGAGCCCTGCCAGCCTAAGGCACCAGAGCCCTGCCAGCCTAAGGCACCAGAGCCCTGCCAGCCTAAGGTTCCTGAGCCCTGCCACCCCAAGGCACCTGAGCCGTGCCACCCTGTTGTTCCTGAGCCCTGCCCCCCAACTGTCACTCCATCACCATACCAGCAGAAGACAAAGCAGAAGTAA